A single Trypanosoma brucei gambiense DAL972 chromosome 9, complete sequence DNA region contains:
- a CDS encoding T. brucei spp.-specific protein — MSVVPSLLYCPQFALFCIMSRDSCHTTVRRKKKRIKRVRGRDERIGHVWFTFCYSSEVSPRFTAFSLPSYLLFIFLSSLLFLFVPPLFMSVSVRDGGHIKGCGSHVRGFSLTNTCTFYGLTSIVKPTTCLSFCVLFYSVFYSVLLLPMLFSFIICALPSHSSPFSLFFFLCSPLFEIVTCRSPRWGAEPLLLIHSCVHYCYC, encoded by the coding sequence ATGAGTGTCGTCCCCTCTCTTCTTTACTGCCCACAGTTTGCCCTCTTTTGTATCATGTCTAGAGACTCATGTCATACAAccgtgagaagaaaaaaaaaaagaataaagagAGTGAGAGGAAGAGATGAGCGAATTGGACACGTTtggtttactttttgttattcCTCAGAAGTTTCGCCGCGGTTTACtgccttttccctcccctcttacttgcttttcatatttctctcttccttacTCTTTCTATTCGTACCGCCTTTATTCATGTCGGTTTCTGTGAGGGATGGTGGGCATATAAAAGGGTGCGGGTCGCATGTGCGGGGGTTTTCACTGACGAACACATGCACATTTTATGGTTTGACTTCAATTGTAAAACCAACGACATGCTtatcattttgtgttttattttatagtGTTTTCTACTCGGTGTTGTTGCTTCCGATGCtgttttcatttattatttgtgcttTACCGTCTCATTCTTCcccgttttcccttttttttttcctttgctcaCCTCTATTCGAAATTGTTACTTGTCGCTCTCCACGCTGGGGTGCCGAACCCCTTTTGCTCATTCATTCATGTGTTCattattgctattgttgA
- a CDS encoding ubiquitin-protein ligase, putative, with protein MSRQLVVDSKQQIKAVQHLSKDPERVVGALEDMCMSLVMGVEVYLRGFDSMRVVPTLVHMAESERFFRAGDALTMIFRALSLIMEHVPTSYCGVHPYHKRLVRIATEVLARVHSREMRFSNLDRVMLMEEVLRLIRFVTLDESSVSLVHLGLRDVTKTAQYENALLTRQALDVLLAVCSKVVLPSETRKRKFFSSVVSLFSCCKSLKDEQQENKPCVKPSVVTTDHILVPFLQGMIQQYASSLESSPDSWSLLELALQCLGMLIRRAVLFNRLSSAQRMITSELCRCLYRLLLLNDGNVALDPSVRSERLLFSETMIDIILTADWVNVSDMLLSKEARAFYGIVLDDSDPSITMLLSDPFPVGGISRAAHRRDKNHIVSIAAIRHFILASPPLPSEAFGPKPKVVLPVHKWMWEDEMRHNSPIPEEACVTLETCLARRTKEVTLRIHSKILTANLATMKICSGFGGAELNISRKFVPFVFHVMNEADIRSVKAAKDVTGVVEYIANSAEENIGVPISSGMDKLVNRRESELCRYYVLNNSAPVPAASMKIAEMYLESLCKYATWASGSMAMQLGVCACAALLQAAILAKKPQQLTELLRKTMRPLCDMLRTALISADKATKSVALTMMVWLLRHPGSSEWKAAETAYRCGLVKQLENLANSKCKRLDDRQADDHDGKIRRMVPKVKLEGPENRTMHLMAMVRAILSTVEKEMSENSVPPSARSHVGCVTALWESVQELRKQTMVFGTHQKVVAQVLRVMEKTSGNITAFEISKMGIADAVLGYLLMSNTGGGEYDTNEEIGATCAAESSGALVSEGVVPGLTVDTGTDPATFGGVRIADQLKRLCQKDRLKCFLQLMAEYPRGVEALIENLVSALCLISNLPFVESLMTSQRVTCVPLTKAMSAVSQLSQDVSLCRKTVYPSSSGNPCRRGVSHDRGRNQPCSSLKSGDIPSSTPSQRAVSQRGSKLTVRESCPNGHLLLSLEVIAPKRSCESCEEQLETGFGCNVCNYFLCVSCHSHFITSRDGGATGRRSSSFNGVAAGAPDTVVQPKSRVNVAISAHLFSSIGDIERTFRTDSNSTKGTEVAPCPQSTLAAEVFLERVQLVLSRKKETMSYVELRQELQRLIDGFIAQRETIESLDELDAHNKKTPVDLEEPSRLERMLHDAMEDRYVLYTSPTGRCAYQETLMGNIMQRALNLGLVDVVGQLESCLVTPESHGEPLNLGGGEKGLSKTLLLLRGDIVNGEVPPSATEDKEHITSWQLNRFHHFESDAHTHCCCGLRSREELNTAYPSKLVRKPSHLSQSPDVLLLILLHKILQPLMVANTIPINPDVFVSAILTTQLVKSVAASALRIALLPPRIAVPRWVDFILTEAKFLVPPSVREDVVRFLAYGARRALHANIRSSMGSRRYRMYKVYPSEWSKYENHKYVVSRNDLLHGAYMVLRKGAECRAPISIQFKGEVGIGQGPTAHFYTLIARELTKCRLRLWNNSSRSSTTHESGDSCGNRQLRSKSNSRTFDDEQRVESRPEGLFPCSSVPKVLQRFSTDLSLSSCRDTKALTERFLCMNDFFEVDEERAQLYYLVGTVLGRAFTDAVVFPLDISPALALFLCRGIPPSRIVLRCTEKEEQPWEPERPIDFMSLGIEEVEMMDKQVASSLRSLLSMSSKELSSLDLPFTMPGDDRFEMIDKGQSTCVNLTNVSAYIRRAASALLYESVVMPIRFITYGFRDVVPCEALAALDASEAMSLLCGNRIRDSEPLWTAAEIKSIIVPDHGYNSESPQITMLQNILAKRFGPREQRAFLLFCTGCPRLPHGGISALGAITVVQSTHMPTLPDASHTEGNGKDGSNGGRKGGDRSRRISRTGNGTKAVGIDWPLPSVNTCFRYLKMPPYPTEELMYNKLQLSIMYAGDTFELS; from the coding sequence ATGTCAAGACAGCTAGTGGTGGACTCCAAGCAGCAAATTAAGGCGGTTCAACATCTGAGCAAAGACCCTGAGAGAGTGGTTGGTGCACTGGAGGACATGTGCATGTCTCTCGTAATGGGTGTAGAGGTTTATTTACGTGGATTTGATTCAATGAGGGTGGTGCCGACTTTAGTACACATGGCGGAGAGTGAGCGCTTTTTTAGGGCTGGCGATGCCTTGACGATGATCTTTCGCGCACTTTCACTCATAATGGAACATGTCCCCACTTCGTATTGTGGAGTGCATCCATACCACAAGCGCCTTGTACGTATAGCAACGGAAGTTCTTGCACGTGTTCATAGTCGGGAGATGCGCTTCAGCAACTTGGATCGCGTCATGCTGATGGAGGAGGTCCTCCGGCTTATTCGGTTCGTCACGCTGGATGAAAGTAGCGTTTCCTTAGTACACCTTGGCTTAAGAGATGTCACCAAGACTGCACAGTATGAGAACGCCCTACTTACGCGACAGGCTCTCGACGTTCTCTTAGCCGTTTGCTCCAAGGTTGTACTACCGTCAGAaacgaggaagaggaaattcTTCAGCAGTGTAGTATCCTTATTCTCCTGCTGCAAGTCCCTTAAAGATGaacaacaggaaaataaACCTTGCGTCAAGCCATCTGTAGTAACTACGGACCACATTCTTGTGCCGTTCTTGCAAGGTATGATTCAGCAGTATGCGTCAAGTCTTGAATCATCGCCAGACTCATGGTCGTTGTTGGAGTTGGCATTGCAGTGTCTCGGCATGCTCATACGACGGGCTGTGCTCTTCAACCGCCTTTCATCTGCGCAGAGAATGATAACATCGGAGCTCTGCCGATGTCTTTACCGACTTCTTTTGTTAAACGATGGTAACGTCGCACTTGACCCTTCCGTGCGCTCTGAGCGTCTTCTCTTCTCGGAAACGATGATAGACATTATCCTTACGGCAGATTGGGTTAATGTGAGTGATATGCTTCTTTCCAAGGAAGCGCGGGCTTTTTATGGAATTGTACTCGATGACTCAGACCCGAGCATTACAATGCTTCTGTCCGACCCTTTTCCTGTTGGTGGCATATCACGGGCCGCACATCGGCGCGATAAAAATCATATTGTTTCCATTGCTGCCATACGTCACTTTATTTTGGCATCCCCCCCACTTCCCAGTGAGGCTTTTGGGCCAAAGCCCAAAGTAGTTCTTCCTGTGCACAAATGGATGTGGGAAGATGAAATGCGGCATAACAGTCCCATACCGGAGGAGGCTTGTGTGACGCTGGAAACTTGCTTGGCTCGTCGTACAAAAGAGGTGACGCTTAGGATACACTCAAAGATACTAACTGCGAATCTTGCAACAATGAAGATCTGCAGCGGATTTGGAGGTGCTGAGCTCAATATTTCACGCAAATTCGTCCCCTTTGTCTTTCATGTGATGAATGAAGCAGATATACGATCTGTGAAAGCAGCGAAGGATGTCACGGGTGTTGTTGAATACATAGCAAACTCTGCAGAAGAAAATATAGGAGTGCCAATTTCTTCTGGTATGGACAAACTAGTAAACAGGCGTGAGTCGGAGTTGTGTCGTTACTATGTTCTCAACAACAGCGCGCCAGTTCCAGCCGCATCCATGAAGATCGCGGAGATGTATCTTGAGAGTCTATGCAAATATGCAACCTGGGCGTCGGGATCAATGGCTATGCAACTGGGCGTGTGTGCCTGCGCGGCTCTGCTTCAGGCAGCGATATTGGCCAAGAAACCCCAGCAACTTACGGAACTGTTGCGCAAGACAATGCGTCCGTTGTGTGACATGCTTCGCACCGCACTCATTTCGGCTGACAAGGCAACGAAATCCGTGGCTCTCACGATGATGGTGTGGCTTCTTCGCCACCCAGGGTCATCAGAGTGGAAAGCGGCAGAGACGGCTTATAGATGCGGCTTAGTGAAGCAGTTGGAAAATTTGGCCAATTCGAAATGCAAAAGGCTGGATGATCGACAGGCAGATGATCATGATGGTAAAATTCGTCGGATGGTACCAAAAGTCAAGCTGGAGGGACCCGAGAACCGAACGATGCACTTAATGGCGATGGTTCGTGCGATACTGTCAACTGTGGAGAAAGAGATGAGTGAAAACTCAGTTCCCCCTTCGGCCCGGTCTCATGTAGGTTGTGTTACAGCCCTTTGGGAGTCAGTGCAAGAACTGAGAAAGCAAACTATGGTATTTGGAACGCACCAGAAGGTAGTGGCACAAGTGCTGAGGGTTATGGAGAAAACGTCGGGAAATATAACAGCATTTGAGATATCTAAAATGGGTATTGCGGATGCGGTGTTGGGCTATCTATTAATGTCGAACACTGGAGGAGGCGAGTATGATACAAATGAGGAAATAGGGGCGACTTGCGCTGCTGAATCTTCCGGTGCGTTGGTAAGTGAGGGAGTTGTCCCGGGCCTTACGGTTGACACAGGAACCGACCCAGCAACTTTTGGGGGTGTGCGTATCGCTGATCAACTTAAACGGCTCTGCCAGAAAGATCGTCTCAAATGTTTCTTACAATTAATGGCCGAGTATCCACGTGGTGTGGAGGCGTTAATCGAAAATTTAGTTTCTGCCCTTTGTCTTATCAGCAACTTGCCCTTTGTTGAATCGCTGATGACATCGCAGCGTGTGACTTGTGTGCCGCTGACCAAAGCCATGAGTGCAGTTTCGCAGCTATCGCAGGATGTATCTCTGTGTCGCAAGACAGTTTACCCATCCAGTTCGGGAAATCCTTGCCGCCGTGGTGTTAGCCACGATCGGGGAAGGAATCAACCCTGCAGCAGCCTCAAATCCGGGGATATTCCTAGTTCCACGCCCTCCCAACGTGCAGTGTCGCAGCGCGGTTCGAAACTAACGGTACGTGAGTCTTGTCCAAATGGTCATTTGTTGCTTTCACTGGAGGTGATCGCACCGAAACGTTCCTGCGAGTCATGTGAAGAGCAACTGGAGACGGGGTTCGGTTGTAATGTGTGTAACTATTTTCTCTGTGTTAGTTGCCATAGCCATTTTATCACTTCGCGTGATGGCGGTGCTACGGGTCGTCGCTCCTCATCTTTTAATGGTGTTGCAGCGGGGGCCCCTGACACAGTAGTACAGCCAAAGTCACGTGTGAACGTTGCTATTAGTGCACATTTGTTTTCCAGCATTGGGGATATTGAGCGGACATTCCGCACAGACTCTAACTCCACCAAGGGTACCGAAGTTGCTCCTTGTCCGCAATCGACTCTCGCTGCTGAGGTGTTTCTGGAACGAGTGCAACTGGTTTTGTCgcgaaaaaaggaaacgatgAGTTATGTTGAGCTCCGGCAGGAGTTGCAGCGACTGATCGACGGCTTCATCGCGCAGCGGGAGACGATCGAATCTCTAGACGAACTTGATGcccacaacaaaaaaacgccTGTGGACCTGGAGGAACCAAGCAGGTTGGAGCGTATGTTGCACGATGCCATGGAAGATCGGTATGTTTTGTATACGTCACCCACGGGACGTTGTGCTTATCAGGAAACTCTCATGGGAAACATAATGCAGCGGGCGTTGAATTTGGGTCTAGTGGATGTTGTGGGTCAGCTGGAGAGCTGTCTTGTGACCCCAGAGAGTCACGGAGAACCTTTGAACTTGGGTGGTGGAGAAAAGGGCTTATCCAAAACACTCCTTCTGTTGCGTGGGGACATTGTGAATGGGGAAGTACCGCCGTCAGCAACTGAGGACAAGGAGCATATAACGAGCTGGCAGCTGAACCGATTTCATCATTTTGAAAGCGACGCTCACACACACTGCTGTTGTGGCCTGCGGTCGAGGGAAGAGCTGAACACTGCCTACCCGTCGAAATTGGTGCGTAAGCCGTCACATCTTTCGCAGAGTCCGGATGTTCTTCTTCTCATCCTTCTTCACAAAATACTTCAACCATTAATGGTGGCGAATACGATCCCTATCAACCCCGACGTTTTTGTAAGCGCCATTCTGACAACTCAGCTTGTTAAATCCGTAGCGGCATCGGCGCTTCGTATAGCGCTTCTGCCACCACGTATCGCTGTTCCACGCTGGGTTGACTTCATTTTGACGGAGGCAAAGTTTCTTGTTCCCCCATCCGTTCGGGAGGATGTCGTACGTTTTCTTGCGTATGGTGCTCGCCGCGCGCTTCATGCGAATATAAGAAGCTCAATGGGGAGTCGGAGGTATCGTATGTACAAGGTGTATCCGTCAGAGTGGTCCAAGTATGAAAACCACAAGTATGTTGTCAGTCGCAATGATTTGCTTCATGGAGCCTACATGGTTCTCAGAAAAGGGGCGGAATGCCGTGCGCCTATATCGATTCAGTTCAAGGGTGAGGTCGGGATAGGCCAGGGACCGACGGCACACTTCTACACCCTCATTGCAAGGGAGCTCACCAAGTGTCGGCTGCGGCTATGGAATAACTCTTCacgctcatcaacaacacATGAAAGTGGTGACAGTTGTGGAAACCGGCAATTAAGGTCGAAGAGTAACAGCAGGACATTTGACGATGAGCAGAGGGTGGAGTCCCGCCCTGAGGGACTTTTTCCGTGTAGCTCCGTCCCCAAAGTACTGCAACGTTTTTCAACAGATCTATCGCTGTCTTCCTGTCGTGACACTAAAGCGTTGACGGAAAGGTTTCTCTGTATGAATGATTTTTTCGAGGTGGATGAAGAGCGCGCCCAGTTGTATTATCTCGTTGGCACCGTACTGGGTCGGGCATTCACCGATGCAGTTGTCTTTCCTTTGGATATCAGTCCTGCATTGGCGCTGTTTCTTTGCCGTGGAATTCCACCATCACGTATAGTGCTTCGCTGcacggaaaaggaggagcagCCGTGGGAGCCGGAGCGACCCATCGACTTCATGTCACTTGGCATCGAAGAAGTGGAGATGATGGATAAGCAAGTGGCTTCCAGCTTACGTTCATTGCTTTCAATGAGTTCGAAAGAGTTATCATCCCTTGATTTACCCTTCACAATGCCCGGTGACGATAGATTCGAGATGATAGACAAGGGACAGAGCACATGCGTAAACTTGACGAATGTATCCGCTTACATTAGACGAGCTGCCAGCGCTCTCTTGTATGAGTCAGTCGTTATGCCCATCCGCTTCATTACATATGGTTTCCGTGATGTGGTCCCTTGCGAGGCGCTAGCAGCACTTGATGCCAGCGAGGCGATGTCGTTGTTGTGTGGCAATCGCATCAGGGATTCCGAACCCCTCTGGACAGCTGCAGAGATCAAATCCATCATCGTCCCCGATCATGGTTATAACAGCGAGTCCCCACAGATAACAATGCTGCAGAATATTCTCGCGAAGCGCTTTGGCCCCCGTGAGCAACGagcatttcttctcttctgtaCGGGCTGCCCGCGCCTTCCGCATGGCGGCATCAGTGCACTTGGTGCCATTACAGTTGTGCAAAGTACCCATATGCCGACATTACCTGATGCCTCCCATACGGAAGGCAATGGCAAAGACGGTTCTAACGGCGGGCGAAAAGGCGGTGATCGGTCACGGCGGATCTCACGGACGGGCAACGGAACTaaagctgtgggaatagatTGGCCCCTTCCATCCGTCAATACGTGTTTCCGCTATTTGAAGATGCCACCGTACCCAACAGAAGAACTAATGTATAATAAACTTCAACTCAGCATCATGTACGCAGGGGATACATTCGAGCTGTCGTAG